The following are encoded together in the Malaya genurostris strain Urasoe2022 chromosome 3, Malgen_1.1, whole genome shotgun sequence genome:
- the LOC131439019 gene encoding histone H1A, sperm-like: MPETEAIKEAEAAKPEDVGEPLPEKTKKKRGRPAAADGTAKPKVKRNLDTPPVHDMIVEALDVLRDRKGTTLPAIKRYMEENFKVDSTKLSPFIRRALVNGVNDGHIIRTRGTGAMGRFKVKTAKPTMLKKRQAPQDYTELPMIKKRSRPTMPKKEKVAPEKDESPKQKSTKPSKVETAKSSPKKAPKPKKGRSGRKKN, translated from the coding sequence ATGCCAGAGACCGAAGCTATCAAAGAAGCAGAAGCCGCCAAACCAGAGGATGTAGGCGAACCTTTACCAGAAAAGACAAAGAAGAAGAGAGGAAGGCCAGCAGCGGCGGATGGCACGGCTAAACCAAAGGTCAAGCGAAATCTGGATACACCACCTGTGCACGATATGATTGTTGAGGCACTGGATGTTCTACGCGACCGGAAGGGAACTACATTGCCGGCTATCAAACGTTATATGGAGGAAAACTTTAAGGTTGATTCTACCAAACTGAGCCCATTCATCCGAAGAGCTTTGGTGAATGGTGTCAACGATGGTCACATTATTCGAACTCGCGGCACCGGAGCTATGGGACGGTTCAAAGTCAAAACTGCTAAACCAACTATGCTTAAAAAACGACAAGCACCGCAGGATTACACTGAACTACCTATGATTAAGAAACGGTCACGTCCTACTATGCCTAAAAAAGAAAAGGTGGCACCTGAGAAAGATGAATCTCCTAAGCAGAAATCAACGAAACCGTCAAAAGTGGAAACAGCTAAATCAAGCCCCAAGAAGGCACCAAAACCAAAGAAAGGTCGCTCCGGTCGCAAGAAAAATTAA
- the LOC131437928 gene encoding histone H3.3A-like, translating into MARTKQTARKSTGGKAPRKQLATKAARKSAPSTGGVKKPHRYRPGTVALREIRRYQKSTELLIRKLPFQRLVREIAQDFKTDLRFQSAAVAALQEASEAYLVGLFEDTNLCAIHAKRVTIMPKDIQLARRIRGERA; encoded by the coding sequence ATGGCTCGTACCAAGCAGACTGCTCGCAAGTCGACCGGAGGAAAAGCTCCACGAAAACAATTGGCGACGAAAGCAGCTCGTAAGAGTGCACCGTCTACCGGAGGTGTTAAGAAGCCGCATCGTTATCGTCCGGGCACCGTTGCTTTGCGTGAGATCCGTCGTTATCAAAAGTCAACCGAGTTGCTGATCCGCAAATTACCGTTCCAGCGTCTAGTACGTGAAATTGCTCAGGATTTCAAAACAGATTTGCGTTTCCAAAGTGCAGCTGTTGCTGCTTTGCAAGAAGCTAGCGAAGCGTACCTGGTTGGATTGTTTGAAGATACCAATTTGTGTGCTATTCATGCAAAACGCGTCACAATCATGCCGAAGGACATCCAACTGGCCCGGCGCATCCGAGGCGAACGAGCCTAA
- the LOC131437202 gene encoding histone H4: MTGRGKGGKGLGKGGAKRHRKVLRDNIQGITKPAIRRLARRGGVKRISGLIYEETRGVLKVFLENVIRDAVTYTEHAKRKTVTAMDVVYALKRQGRTLYGFGG; encoded by the coding sequence ATGACCGGTCGTGGCAAAGGAGGAAAAGGTCTCGGTAAAGGAGGCGCTAAGCGTCACCGCAAGGTGTTACGCGATAACATCCAAGGAATTACCAAACCAGCCATTCGTCGTCTGGCTCGTCGTGGTGGTGTAAAACGAATTTCCGGATTGATTTATGAAGAAACACGCGGTGTTTTGAAGGTGTTCCTGGAAAACGTTATTCGTGATGCTGTTACTTACACTGAACACGCTAAACGAAAGACTGTCACAGCAATGGATGTCGTATACGCTTTGAAGCGTCAAGGGCGTACTTTGTACGGTTTTGGAGGTTAA